In Arachis hypogaea cultivar Tifrunner chromosome 7, arahy.Tifrunner.gnm2.J5K5, whole genome shotgun sequence, the genomic window ATTGGACTATTTAATTAGGAAGTGATTGGATTGGATGGACAAACATTCTGGGGATTCTGCGCCAGCTCATGGTGCCACAGGTGCTTCCTCTTACTCCATGTTTAATGCATGTGTGTGTAGTTGCAAGGACATAGAGATTTGTCtttaaattaagaaaagaaataaaatttcagCTGTTTTTATAGGTTCATCTGGGATTTCCTCACTTAGTGTTGGTAGAAAGGTGGGAAGCAGTGCATGGGGAATACCACGTGGCACTGCTGCATTTCATGCATCAAGTGACACTAGCTTGTTCTCCAGTTCGCTTCCTGTTATTGGGCATGAAAAGTGTAAGCTTGAGACACTTTTAGTGATATCATAGACTGGAATCACCCAAAATGATTATTTGaccttttatgttttctttttattcccaATATACAGTAAATTTGACTGGTTCGGGGCATTATGATCGATCTGCCGATGATAACTGGCCAAGATTAGGGAAAGTTCATAAAGATGATGTGGGGCAAGATGCACTTGAAGATATAGAAACAAAAGCAGCTGGAAAGATGCTTcctgatgatgaagatgaattGTTAGCCGGGATAATGGAAGATTTCGACCTTACCAGGTTGCCGAGCCAGCTAGAGGATCTGGATGAGAATGATCTTTTTGGAAGTGTAGGAGGCTTTGAAATGGATTTTGAATCCCAAGAGAGCCTTGGTATTGGTATATCAAAGATGAGCTTATCTGATGGAGTTCCTTCGACGGCTATCGGTCAATATGCTGCACTGCCAAATGGCGTTGGAGCAGTGGCCGGGGAGCATCCTTATGGAGAGCATCCATCAAGGACCTTGTTTGTGAGGAACATCAACAGTAATGTGGAGGATTCTGAATTAAGATTGCTATTTGAGGTATTTAATTCTAACTCAATGCTTCCATCCActttatttatttcataaattttatctttttaattagacAATCATACATTGTTTTTTTGGTTTGTTTACAACTTTCAacactcttttcattttttcttatagCAATATGGGGATATCAGAACATTGTACACTGCTTGCAAGCATAGGGGTTTTGTAATGATATCTTACTATGACATTCGAGCTGCTCGCACAGCAATGCGTGCTTTGCAGAACAAGCCTTTGAGAAGAAGAAAActtgatattcatttttcaattccTAAGGTTTGATTCACATACCCTACCTTAGGTTTGACTAATTATTCATTGACATTATCTTTCATCTCTTTTTCTTCCGGTTTCAGGATAACCCTTCTGAAAAGGATATCAACCAAGGAACACTTGTAGTATTCAATTTGGATCCGTCAGTATCAAATGATGATCTTCGCCAAATATTTGGGGCTTATGGAGAAGTCAAGGAGGTAAAACTTGAATTGTGTGTATGTTTTAACTTTCATTGAATTGTTTTTATTTAGAACTGAACCTAAATTGTATCTAATTTTTCTTCTCTATATCTTAATGATAttcttcttttattaaaaaagagaAAGGTCTAGCACTTAAGAGTACTTGTAATTTGATCTTGAAATTGCAGATTAGGGAAACACCACATAAAAGACACCATAAATTTATCGAGTTTTATGATGTTAGAGCAGCAGAGGCTGCTCTTAAAGCATTGAATAGAAGTGATATTGCTGGAAAACGTATCAAACTTGAACCCAGCCGTCCCGGTGGAGCACGTCGAAAGTAAGTTAGTCCACAATTTtagttatcttttttaattagttttgggTTGGGGTGCTGATATTGTGTAATGAATGTTTATTGTAAATTGCAATGTCTCATAGTTGGTTGTATATTATCTCTTTTAGCTTGATGCAACAATTGAGTCAAGAGCTAGAGCAAGATGATGCTCGAACTTTCAGACATCATGTGGGTTCACCTGTAGCTAGTTCACCTCCCGGTAAAATATGTTATCTTGAAATTCAATTCTCTTTCTGGTGCtactatctaattttataattttgaaaGTTATGTTCAAATTAGAAGCTAAGCTAGTTGGTACTTTTGCTCAGGTAACTGGGCACAATTTGGTAGCCCGGTTGAACATAGTCCATTACATTCTTTTAGCAAAACCCCAGGTTTGAATATTGGCAGCCCAATGAATACCAACCAAATGTCTGGATTGGCTGCAATTCTTTCGCCACATGCATCAACCTCTTCAAAGATTGCACCAATTGGAAAAGACCCTGGAAGAACTAATAATCCAAATCCGTTATTCGGAAGCTCTGGACCAATACAAGGAGCTGGCTTTCAGCATTCTATGTCCTTCCCTGATCAAAAAGTAACCGCAAGTCCTAGGCCTATATCTACTGTTGGCGAATCAAGTTCGAGTTCTTCGAGTATTGGAATGTTGTCTGGTCCTCAATTTTTGTGGGGAAGTCCAACTACCTACTCGGAACGTTCAAACACATCTGCTTGGTCTTCATCAT contains:
- the LOC112702038 gene encoding protein MEI2-like 2, giving the protein MDKHSGDSAPAHGATGSSGISSLSVGRKVGSSAWGIPRGTAAFHASSDTSLFSSSLPVIGHEKLNLTGSGHYDRSADDNWPRLGKVHKDDVGQDALEDIETKAAGKMLPDDEDELLAGIMEDFDLTRLPSQLEDLDENDLFGSVGGFEMDFESQESLGIGISKMSLSDGVPSTAIGQYAALPNGVGAVAGEHPYGEHPSRTLFVRNINSNVEDSELRLLFEQYGDIRTLYTACKHRGFVMISYYDIRAARTAMRALQNKPLRRRKLDIHFSIPKDNPSEKDINQGTLVVFNLDPSVSNDDLRQIFGAYGEVKEIRETPHKRHHKFIEFYDVRAAEAALKALNRSDIAGKRIKLEPSRPGGARRNLMQQLSQELEQDDARTFRHHVGSPVASSPPGNWAQFGSPVEHSPLHSFSKTPGLNIGSPMNTNQMSGLAAILSPHASTSSKIAPIGKDPGRTNNPNPLFGSSGPIQGAGFQHSMSFPDQKVTASPRPISTVGESSSSSSSIGMLSGPQFLWGSPTTYSERSNTSAWSSSSQGLPFNSSGQRQGFPYTSRHNSFLGSHLHHHVGSAPSGLTFDRQFSYFPESHETSIKSSNAFGSLNHGDGNFLMNMGPHASLGAGVGLSGNATEIGSPNFRMMSPLPRHGSLFLGNGSYSGLGAANSELLTERGRTRQPDNNGNQIDGKKQYQLDLDKIMSGEDTRTTLMIKNIPNKYTSKMLLAAIDEDHMGSYDFLYLPIDFKNKCNVGYAFINMVSPSHIIPFYKAFNGKKWEKFNSEKVASLAYARIQGKGALVTHFQNSSLMNEDKRCRPILFHSEGQEIGDQEHFLSSNLNICIRQPDGSYSGDLLESPKGNSDEN